The region AAGGCTTGGTTGAGCTAGACGGACTTTGCGTTATTGCAGGTTATAATGATGAGGGTAAAAGCACAGTAGGAAAAGTGCTTATGGCTCTTATTAAAGCTCATAATATTAGCAAACAAAAAGAAAAAAAAATTGGGGAAAATATTTCAAAAGAAAAGGAGTTTGGAAAAATATTTCGTCTTTTATTTGATGATAATTTTACCGACAAATCAAGTATAAAGATACAAAAAGAAGGAAATATCCTTTATGATGTGCAAATGGATGGAAATTCTTGTAAAAAATTTACTAGTGAAAAAAATGAGTATCTTGATTGCACCTTTATCCAAAGTCCCTTTGTTTGGGATTTGTTTGATTTTTTTAGACAAGTAAGACTTCTTAATGATAGTGCCGAAATTTATGAACAAAGAGAAAGTATCCGCTATCCTTACATACTTTGGGATTTATATCAAAAAATACAAGCAAATCCACTTAAAGCATATGATGGACTAAAGGAACTTAAAAAAGACATAACAGAACTTATTCGGGGAAATTTTATGAGAGATGAAGAAAAATACAAATTTATAAGAAATGAACAAGAAATATCGCTAAGAAATGTAGCCACTGGTATTAAACAATTTGGTATTTTACAAGCTCTTATCAATAATAACCGTCTTACTCCAAATGGCTTTTTGATCTTTGATGAGCCAGAAAATCATCTCCACCCTATGTGGCAATTAAAATTTGCTGAGTTTTTGGTT is a window of Campylobacter sp. MIT 99-7217 DNA encoding:
- a CDS encoding AAA family ATPase; its protein translation is MQLELKDMGAIKEGLVELDGLCVIAGYNDEGKSTVGKVLMALIKAHNISKQKEKKIGENISKEKEFGKIFRLLFDDNFTDKSSIKIQKEGNILYDVQMDGNSCKKFTSEKNEYLDCTFIQSPFVWDLFDFFRQVRLLNDSAEIYEQRESIRYPYILWDLYQKIQANPLKAYDGLKELKKDITELIRGNFMRDEEKYKFIRNEQEISLRNVATGIKQFGILQALINNNRLTPNGFLIFDEPENHLHPMWQLKFAEFLVRLCQKQIPILINTHSPYMVEALHKYSLKYKVKSNFHLASKGEIKQHKHNEKTIGLIFEKLNQPFETFDELDKENGRS